DNA sequence from the Sediminibacillus dalangtanensis genome:
AAATTAATTTACCATAACCTTGTCGAAGGTTCAATGTTTTCCTTTCGGCTGCTTATAATTATTGCGGGGATGAACGATACTTGGCCGGTCTTTGGTTAATGGAACGGATACTCGGAAAATGATTTGCTGCATCGCTTTGGCATTAAACGGAATGAACGGCCACAGATACGGAGTATTCAAGGATTTCGTAAGACTTAAAGCCAGTATATAAAGCGTGAATCCGATAACCATGCCTTTTACTCCAAAGAGGGAAGTGATGATAATTAATAACATGCGGGACAACTTATTTGCGATGCTCAATTCATAACTCGGTGTTGCAAAGGAACCGATGGCACAAATCGAAACATATAAAATTACTTCCGCACTAAACAGCCCTACATCAATCGCAATCTGGCCGATCAATACTGCTGCAATCAAACCCATTGCTGTCGAGAGCGGGGTCGGTGTATGAATAGCGGCCATTCGCAAAAATTCAATTCCAATGTCGGCTATGATTAATTGTAAAACTACCGGGACATTTCCTTCCTCATTTGGCCCTATGAATTGAAGGAATGCTGGTAAGTGGGCAGGTTCCATTACCAGGACCAGCCAGAATGGCAGAAGAAATACGGATGCAAAAATGCCTAAAAACCGAACCCAACGGACAAATGTCCCTATTGCCGGAGATTGTCTGTATTCTTCCGCATGTTGTACATGATGAAAAAAAGTGGTAGGAGTAATAATCATACTAGGTGACGTATCAACCATGATCAACACATGTCCTTCCAACAAGTGTGTAGAAGCGACATCGGGCCTCTCCGTATATCGAACAAGTGGAAAAGGGTTGAACCCTTGTTTAACAAGGAACTCTTCAATGGTTTTATCTGCCATCGATATTCCGTCAATTTCTATATGTTTTAATTCGTCTTTTATCAGCTTCACCAGGCCATGATCTGCTACGTCTTGTAAATAGGAAATACAAATATCCGTTTTGGAACGTTCTCCTACTTTTATCATTTCGTGACGGAGCCGCTCATCTCTGATTCTTCTTCTTGTCAATGCAGTATTTTCAATAATGTTCTCTGTGAATCCATCGCGGGAACCCCGGACGACTTTTTCCGTATCCGGTTCTTCCGGTGAGCGACCTGGATAGGTCCTCACATCCACAATAAAAGCTTCTGATTCATCCTCCATGAAGATGACAATTAATCCACTAAGCATTTGATCTACTGCTTCATCCATCATAGCAACTTTGGTAACTTGCTGATGTACCAGATGGCTGCCGATAATTTCAGTAAGCTTATGTTTATTTCTACCTGCTGAAGCAGGATACGTTTCATTTATATCTGTCAATTTCTTTAACAACTCAACGATGGTTGGTGTTTCACAAAGCCCCGTCAAATAGTAAAGCTGAATTTCTTTCTTTAAAATAGTCAACTGCCGAAAACCTACATCAAATGAAGTTCCTACGCCGACTTTTTCTTCCATGAATCGCTGGTTATCTTTGAGATCGCTTGATATGGTGGGTTTTTTCTGAGCTTGCTTTTGTTTATTCATTGATAACCACCTCTTTCTAAAATGATTTCAATCGCTTTTCGAGTAATTGGCGATCCCTTTTTGATATCATCTTTTCCTTGCATCTTTCCAATGTCTCCAATAGCGACGACTACAGGAATGTCCATTTGATCCAAAGAATAAATTGTGTCACCGTTTATCCTTCCAATCTCTGGGATCGGTATGCCTTCTTTACTTATGCCATTGGAAGTCAGTTGTCCGTCCTGATCTATTGCCAAGGTAAACCTAGTCCATTCGGCGTTTTTTGTATGTGCAGCTACAGCAATGGCACCTATTATTTGGATGTTTTTGTTTTTTGCCAACCCTAGTAAGATTTTCTCTCCTGCCCCCGGTCCAGGAGCCCCTGCATCATCTATCAAGACATAAACTGGTTCTGCCGGGGCAGCCATGATTGCCTCTGTCACCTGTTTTTCCGTTGCTTGAGTCGGATTATCTGATAAGTATGCCAGACAGGTTCCGCCTAGTTGCCCCGATAAGTAATCAATTGTCTTCTTGGCGTATTCGTCCCCATCCGTTATGATGATCACTTTTTTCGGTCGTTCCATTGCACCGAGTCCTTTCCACACGTCTTGGTTACTTAACGAAAATGATCCATTGAAACAGCGAACCGGCTATCTTACCTAGTACGATAGCCATCAGCAGCCACAGAAGATGGTTTTCCATACCGATCCGTTTCGCCAATAAAGGGAAAACATTCAAAACTTCCGTCAGAGCAGCTGCCAACATTCCGATGAACACCCCATGAAAAGCTCCCCAGACAATTGTGATAAACAAGGATAAATGGAGTGATACGCCGACAAAGGAAAGATACGTCCCAAATAAAGCACCGATAGTCACGCCCGCTTCATATGTTTTTACAAAAGCTTTCGTTTTGCTTAATTGTACAAGGCGAGGAATGATTCCCAGTACAGTCAAAAAAGCGACAAATCCAGTCCCTACTATTAGCCCAGAGGCCAATCCGATAAATATCTCACTGAGAATGATGAGAACCATGCTCTTTGTTCAACTCGTTTTCATGGTAGGTGACATAACTGTCCAAGTCCTGCTGGTATTTATAAATTTCCACTTCCAATGGGCTAGGTTCCTCATTAAACCGTTTTTTAAATAAGTGGTTGAAAAAAAGAATCATCCCGATTCCTAATCCGAATGAATAAGGGATTTGCAGCCAGAGCGGATATTCTTTGTTTTCTCCTGTCAACAAGTAATGCAGACGCTGCTGCACTTCCTGCATACTGACGTCATAGTGAAAGTTCATGATGGCCATTGCCGATCCTATAAACAGTAGCAACCAAATCAACGTTACCAGCAAAATTGGAACGTTTTTTCGTTTCTTTTCGATCATTAAAATTGTTTGGGCAGCTCCAACTTGCTGGAATTCCAAGTTGGGGTATAGCACTGTCAATTTATCAATAACAGTGAAAATGTCGATTACCGATACATTTTGATCTTCAGGGGTTACCTGATAAATATGCGTTTCGCCTAACTCCTGCATATCGGGGGCTGTACCTGACAATACCGCGATATCCTTAAGCAGGACTGTCGTATGTTCCGTGACATATAGCTTCTTTTTTAATCTCAAATATACAATGCCTTCCAAATCAGCCACCTCCACTGTCGGATTCGTCCTTATTATGGATAACCGGTTCCTTAAACATGCATAAACAGAATAAAAGCTCTCCAGCATGTTTTCAAAAACGTGAAAAATTCACTTAAATTCCTTAAAGAAATCTAGTAAGTAAAATTTGTGAGAAATCAGAGTCAAAAGACAGGAATGAAGATGTATAAAGGTGGAAATGAATTGTCCCTGCCCAAGAAAGCATTTCGGAGATGTAAAGCAGATGAGCGTTCGGATAAATGGACGGTATCTTGAGGATTCGTTTCACGACAATGCAAAAACCGCCAGTATGACTGGCGGTTGATTTTGTTTAGATTGATGAACCGAAGATTTTTTGCAGAAAAAAGATAAACTGTGCAGTAACTCCCTTAGTAGTCCTTGAGCCTTTTTATAGTAGTGGTGTAGTCCAGCGCTACGGAAATACCCTTCGCTTTCCGCGGGCGGCTGGTGAGCTTCCTCGAGCTAACGCTCTGCGGGATTTCACCGAGACCTTTGCTCCCGCAGGAGTCTACAGGTATTTCCACCGCTGGTATGGGGTTTCTGAATTTGGATTAGTAATACCACACGTTAGACCTATTTTACTGCTTCTTCACCTATTATTCAGAAATCTATTTAAGCGCAAGTGTCAGTGTCTTTCTAAACACCTATCTGGTCTTTTATATATTGCAGAATGCGCTTTTCAAGCCTGGATACTTGGACTTGAGAAATTCCCAGCCGTTCGGCCACTTCTGATTGCGTCTGGTCCTTATAATAACGTAAATAAACAATAAGCCTTTCTCTTTTTTCCAGATTCCGAATCGCATCTTGTAATGCGATCTTATCAAACCACTTCGTATCTGTTTCCGCAATTTGATCCAAAAGGGTTATGGGATCACCATCATTCTCATAAACCGTTTCATGAATGGAATGAGGCAGTTTAGAAGCCTCCTGAGCATGGACTACTTCCTCCGGTGAAATCTCCAATTTTTCAGCGATTTCGCTAACAGTCGGCCCGCGCCCCATCGCCTTGGTCAACTCATCCTTTGCTTTTCGTATCTTGTTCCCTGTTTCCTTCAAGGACCTGCTTACCTTGACGCTTCCATCATCCCTTATAAACCGTTGAATCTCTCCGATAATCATCGGGACAGCATACGTGCTAAAGCGAACATCATAAGACAAATCAAACTTATCAATGGATTTTAGCAGGCCGATACATCCAATCTGAAATAAATCATCTGGATCGTATCCCCGGTTGATAAACCGCTGAACAACGGACCAAACCAGTCTGACATTATTCTCTACAAGCCGGTCCCTTGAAATTTGATCGCCTTCCTGGCTTTTTAAAATTAATTCTTTTACCTGTTCATTTGTCAAAGGGTCATCTTTATGCGTTTTTTTGAGCTCTATTTCCATAGGCATCCCCTTAATTGCACAAGGTTTTACTCTTCTTTAGTTGTTTGTACAACTTAAGCGTGGTGCCTTCTCCGGGATGTGAAACAACCTCAACCTTATCCATAAAATTTTCCATGATCGTAAAACCCATGCCTGAGCGTTCCAATTCTGGTTTGGAAGTGTACAATGGCTGTACCGCTTCGTTGATATCGGAGATACCGATACCCTCGTCCCTGATGACTAATTCAATTTCATCTTCCTCGATCGAACAGCTGATATAAATTTTTTGGTCCTCACTGTTTTCGTACCCATGAATAATAGAATTGGTAACTGCTTCCGAAACAACGGTTTTTAGTTCCGTCAATTCGTCCATCGTAGGATCCAGTTGTGCGATGAAAGAAGCGACCGTTACGCGGGCAAATGCTTCATTTTCACTAACACTGGTGAATTCCAAATGCATATTATTTTTCATGATGCTACCCCCAGACGAAGCAATGCATACTCTTCACTTTCTTCCAAACGGATGATTTTAAACAAGCCGGACATATCAAACAATCGTTTCACCGCAGGGGATATTGAACAAACGACCATCTCTCCTCCCAATTGCATCACTTCTTTGTACCTACCCAGAAAAACTCCCAATCCCGAGCTGTCCATAAAGCTTAAGTCCTCTAAATTCAATATAACGTGCTTGGCGTTATTTTCTCTGATTGCCTGCTGCCACTCCTTTTTCAATCGATCCGAAGTATGGTGGTCAAGCTCACCCGAGAGACGAACCAATAAAACATTCTCTTTGGTTGTGAATTGCGTGTTTAGACTCACTACTGATTCCTCCTTACTGTTTCTGTAGTGAATCTTTTCTTTACGGGTCATCTTAAATCCTGCAAGGTGACAAAAGAAGTGCAGGTTCGGTAAAACCCGCAAAAATCACTGCTTTTTCAGCATTGCATGGAATGTCCGTTTAAATAACTGCCAATAGCCGGCATGATCGACGTTTTCTTTCACAATGAGCGGTGTTTCCGACAATACTTTTCCATTATGGACAATCTCGACCTTGCCAACTTCATCGCCCATCTTCAAAGGAAGCGTTATGTCTTCCTGCATCACTACATTTGTATCTATGTTTTCCAAAGGTTCTCCTTTTTTATAAATCAACGAAATAGGTTCTTCCGTCACCACATCAATCGACTCATTTGCTGCTTTTAATAAACTTAACTTTGAGACCGGTTGGTTGCTCTTGAACAGCTGTTTGGTATCAAAATGATTGAATGCATAATCAAGCATTTGGGTAACATCGCTATTCCGCTTTTTCGTTGTATCTGCACCCAAGACAACTGCAACCACTCGCATATCGTTTTTCTTTGCAGTAGCGGTCAAGCAATATTTTGCTTCAGAGGTATAACCGGTTTTCAAACCGTCGACACCCGGATAGAATTTGACCAGTTTATTCGTGTTGACCAGCCAGAATTCATCTTCGGTGCCTTCACGTAAATAGCCGTCATAAATACCTGTATATTCTGTTATCTCCTCATGCTTCAATAGTTCCTTTGCCATAACACCCATATCATAAGCCGTGCTGAAATGCCCTTCTGCAGGGAGGCCTGTGGGGTTTTGGAAGCGGGTGTTTTCCAACCCTAGTTGCCTTGCTTTATCATTCATCATTTTGACAAATGCTTGTTCACTTCCGGCTATTCTTTCTGCCAGTGCAACACTTGCATCATTTCCGGAAGCTACTGCAACTCCCATCAATAGATCCTGCACCTTCATTTCTTCTCCGGCTTCCAGAAAAATTTGCGATCCGCCCATCGATGCTGCATATTCGCTCACTCTCACCTTTTCGTCTAGCTTGATTTTTCCTTCATCCAAAGCTTCCATAATAAGAATCATGGTCATGATTTTTGTCATGCTCGCCGGCGGCAATTGCTTATGAGCATCTTTTTCATATAAGATTTTTCCTGTGTCTCGCTCCAGCAAAATTGCTGATTGGGAATTCTCTGCGAGATTCAGCTGATCCTCTGATGTCTGTTCTTTGTTTTGTTCCGCTGTATTTTCCTCGGCCATCATATTGACTGGAAAAACGCCAGAGAAAACCATTAAAAAAGCTAGTAACAAGATTGTTTTTTTCATAGCAATACCTCCAAATGTTAGTATTGTTATTTTTTCCATATGGAGGACAATTTATAACAAAAAAATAAGGCCGGGATAAAAGCATGGCCACCAAAGCAAAAACCGAGCGAATTCTAAGTGCCAATCAAATTCGTTCGGTTTGTATTTGTATATTCTCTTTTTATCCTGTTGTTTAATGCGTGCTTCAAATCGCTACGGCAAGATACTACGCGTTCCCGCGGAAAGCGAAGTACCTTGCCGGAGTGGAAAGTTGCACTTTTCATAGGGTAGAACGGTTTGCTTTTTGCTCATCAAAAAAACCGAACGAATCGTTCGGTTTTCATTTTGGTCACAATACTTCTCTCCCAGGTCATCCTTTTACTTGATTACTTCGTATATTAGCTGATGCTTATTTGGCTTGTCATCCGCAATTTTGTACGCTTCTTTTACTTTAGTCAAAGAGTCTGCCGGATTTGGTTGTTCACTGTGCAGAACAGCTATGGTCTCTCCCTTTTCGATTGGATCCCCAATCTTTTTGTTAAGGGTGATTCCTACCGCATGATTAATTTTATCGTCTTTGGTCGCCCTTCCGGCACCTAAGTACATGGCAGCAACACCAATCGATTCGGCATCTATCTCCGCAACAAACCCCTCTTTGTTCGAGATTACCTCCACATGGTGGGGAGCAGCTGGCAGGCGGGATAGATCATCGATCATCGATAAATCCCCTCCTTGTGCAGAAATGAATGTACGGAATGCTTGAAAAGCCTCTCCGTTATCGAGTTTCTGTTCAAGTGCCTGGTAAGCTTCTTGATAAGACGGAAAAGCACCTGCCAACACAGCCATGTGTGCTGCCAATTCCAGACCAAGGTTTCGTAAATCCTCCACTTTTTTTCCTTGCAGAACTTCTGCGGCTTCTTTGATTTCATTGGCATTACCGACCTCATAGCCAAGCGGCTGATTCATGTCACTTATGACAGCAATCGTGTTCCGGCCGAGTTTGTTACCGATATTCACCATCTCTTGTGCCAAAGCCTTGGATTCATCCAATGTTTTCATAAAAGCTCCAGAACCTGTTTTGACATCCAAGACAATACTGTCCGCTCCAGAAGCAAGCTTTTTACTCATAATCGAACCAGCAATTAAAGGAATTGAATCAACCGTGCCTGTTACATCCCTCAGTGCATATAACTTTTTGTCTGCCGGGGCTAGATTGCCAGTCTGTCCTGCTACAGAAAGCTTATGCTTGTTGACATTCGAGATGAACTCCTCTTTGCTCATTTCGATATGAAAACCGGAAATCGATTCTAGTTTGTCCAAGGTTCCCCCTGTATGACCCAGCCCTCTTCCGGACATCTTCGCCACCGGCACTCCCACAGAAGCAACCAAAGGTCCCGTTATAAAGGTGATTTTATCTCCCACGCCACCAGTGGAGTGTTTGTCCACTATGTGACCCTCAATCGCTGATAAATCGATGGTATCTCCGGAAGCTGCCATTGCTTCCGTGAGCACCGCTGTTTCATCAGCACTCATGCCTTTAAAATAAATAGCCATCATTAAAGCTGCTGCTTGATAATCCGGGATAGTCCCGGCAGTGTATTCCTCGACAAAAAAACGAATTTCCGAGTCCGTTAACTCCTGCCCATTCCGTTTCTTTAGAATTACATCGACCATTCTCATTAGTTATCACCTTTTTACTTTTATCATGGTAAAGTTTTGACTATTTTCTTAACGAAACTCAAGAAATCCTGCCGTACGCGCTCCGTCGTCTCGATCACTTCCTGGTGAGACAACGGCTGATCCAGTATGCCCGCAGCCATATTGGAAATACAAGAAATCCCCAGTACTTTGATTCCCATGTGTGCTGCAACAATCACTTCTGGAACCGTTGACATACCGACAGCATCTCCCCCGAGCGTTCGTAGCATTTTCACTTCGGCCCCTGTTTCATACGTAGGTCCGGTATTACCGACATAAACCCCTTGCTGGATGGAAAAATCTAATTCTTCCGCACACTTACGGGCGTGTTCCAGCAATTCTCTGTTATAAGCTTGGGACATGTCGGGGAAACGTGGGCCGATTTCTTCATCGTTCGGACCTATCAACGGGTTTGTTCCCATGTTATTGATATGGTCCTCTATCAGCATTAAATCGCCCGGTTTAAATTGTTCATTAATTCCGCCAGCCGCATTGGTGACAAGCAATTTTTCTACACCCAAAAGCTTCATGACACGGACAGGAAACGTGACCTGATCCATGCGATACCCTTCATAGAAATGAAAACGCCCCTGCATCGCAATTACCTGTTTTCCCTCCAGGCGTCCAGCTACCAACTGGCCTTTATGACCCGAAACGGTCGATTCCGGAAAATGAGGAACCGATTTATATGGAATAATGATAGGATCTTCAATCTCTTCTGCGAGAACTCCAAGTCCAGAACCAAGAATCAGGCCGATAACGGGTTTTTCCTCCAGCTTCGATTCGATATATTGCGCTGATTCTTTCATTTCTTTGCTATTCATTGTGTACTCCCCCCTATTGACTGATTTCCTTCAAAAAGCTATGGCCGTGTTCCGGCATTTTGATAGCAAAGTTATCCGCTATCGTTGCTCCTATATCAGCAAATGTTTTTCTAATCTCCAGTTCCTTTCCGTTTTCGATACCCGTATGGTAAACAAGTAACGGCACAAATTCCCTCGTATGGTCTGTGCCATGGTGAACCGGGTCGTTTCCATGATCGGCTGTAATGATCAGTAAATCATCGCTTTTCAGTTTTTCCAGGACTTCCGGCAAGCGGGCGTCGTAACGCTCCAACGCCTCTCCATACCCCTGCGGGTCGCGACGATGACCATATTTCGCATCAAAATCGACCAAATTCAAAAAGCTTAATCCTTGAAATTCTTTATCCATGGATTCAACCAACTTGATCATGCCGTCATCATTATCTAAGGTTCGGATTGCTTCGGTTACTCCTTCACCATCATAGATATCGGAAATTTTGCCAAGTGCTATTACATCCAGTCCGCCATCTTCCAGTTCATTCATCACCGTTCTTCCGAAAGGTTTCAACGCGTAATCATGCCTGTTCGCAGTTCGTTCAAACGCCCCGGGCTCTCCAACAAACGGACGAGCGATAACCCTTCCGACCATGTATTTTTCATCGAGCGTCAGTTCACGTGCAATTTCACATATACGGTATTGTTCTTCTATCGGAATAACATCTTCGTGTGCTGCAATCTGCAGTACCGAATCGGCAGATGTATAGACAATCAACGCCCCTGTTTCCATATGCTCTTTGCCGAGCTCTTTGATAATTTCCGTACCGGATGCAGGTTTGTTTCCAATAACTTTTCGACCGGTTTTCTCCTCTAATTCAGCAAGCAATTCATCAGGAAATCCTTCTGGAAACGTCCGGAACGGCTGTTGAATGTTCAACCCCATTATTTCCCAATGGCCTGTCATGGTGTCCTTGCCATTAGATGCTTCCTGCATTTTTGTATAATGGGCTTTCGGCTGTGCCGCTGTGGGGATGCCTTTTATTTCCCGGATATTGCTTAATCCCAGTTCCCCCATGTGAGGCATTTGTAGTCCATCCATATGTTCGGCAATATGCCCTAACGTATCAGCACCTTTGTCATCGAATTTTTCTGCGTCCGGTGCTTCTCCTATCCCCACTGAATCCATTACAATTAAAAAAACACGATTAAATTCCTTCACAACGATCCCTCCTATGTAGGTTACTTTCCCTTAAATATCACCAATTATGCTGCAAATGAAACGTTGTAGGATGTCAGACAACTAAGAAAAACACGATACTTCTTATCTGTCCGCTGAGCCAGTCGCCAGGTAGGACAACTCCTTAGCGGACACTTTCTGTAGAAAAAGCAAAGTCAGGCCCTTGGATGATAAGCCTGATAAATATCCTTCAATCTTGCTTTTGTTACATGTGTATAAACTTGTGTTGTCGATATATCGGCATGTCCCAGCATTTCCTGGACAGAACGTAAATCAGCTCCATTTTCAAGCAGATGTGTAGCAAAAGAATGCCGCAATGTATGAGGAGTGATTTCTTTGTTTATCCCAGCATCTCTGGCAATCGCTTTCAACACTTTCCAGAAACCTTGTCGCGTCAATTGGTTTCCGTGATGATTCACAAATAGCGCCTCTGTATTTTTTCGATTGACTAACGTTCCACGGGCAGAATCAATGTATTTTCCCACAGCTTCTCCTGCTATATTGCCTAAAGGGACAATTCTTTCTTTGGATCCCTTTCCAAAGCACCTGACAAACCCCATTGTAAGGTGAAGGTCGGTAACTTTCAATGAGATCAGTTCGCTAACCCGGAGGCCAGTGGCATACAGCATTTCCAGCATGGCTTTATTCCGAATGGCAAGTGCGTCTTTTTCCGGTATATTAAGCAGCTTGTCCACGTCATCGGAGGATAAAACTTTGGGAAGCTTTCTTTCTTTCTTCGGTGTTTCAATATGTAAACTTGCATCTTTGCTGATACCATACTCCCTGACTATAAACTGGTGAAACAACCTTATAGAAGACAAAGTACGGGCTAACGTCGCCGAGGATTTACCACTATCCTTTAAATGGTATAAAAATTGCATGATATGGTGACGATCAACCGCTTCCCATCCCTTTACGGCCAGATTTTCGGCGAGGAACAGCTGGTATTGCTTCAAATCCCTTTTATAAGATTGCAGGGTATTGTCAGACAATCCCCTCTCAACAGTCAGGTAATGAAAAAAGTCTTTCATTTCATCCTTCATTTTTGTTCCTACTCCCCTAATCGAAAAAATATCGACAAACGTTCCACCCATTCCTGGTCATCCTGATTAAATACTTTAACCGCCCTTCCTTCAGGCGGATCATAACGGTGATAATCTTGGTATTCTGCATGCATCGCCCTCAAACCGAAATAGAATAAGAGGGTACAAGCCGTAAAAATGATGAATATTTTCAACGCATCTTTGATCAGCAGCAATGCGGGTTTCATAGGCATATCTCCTTGATCTCCTAAATAGTTTTTCTATTAATAAAGATATGCCAAAAAAACGGGAAAATATACGTCAAATTAAGATTAACAGATTCCGGTTCAGGACAAAAGTATTTTCCGTGTGGATTTAAGAGGTTTGTGCTTTCTCAGCCGCTTCCAGCTGGCAATTTTTGCAAACACCATGGAAGGTAAGTCGATGATCTTTCACCTGAAAACCCCAATCATTTTGTACAATTTTTTCTACATCTTCCAATAAATCATCTTCTATTTCCTCGACAGAGCCACATTCCATACAAACAAGATGGTGATGAAAGTGGGCTGCGCCTTCTTTTCTTAAATCATATCGAGATACGCCATCTCCAAAATTGATTTTGTCGACTATTTTAAGTTCTGATAACAATTCTAAAGTACGATAAACAGTAGCCAAACCTATTTCAGGGGCTTTTTCTTTAACAAGAAGGTAGACATCCTCTGCACTCAAATGATCCTCTTCCCGTTCCAATAGAACACGTACGGTTGCCTCCCGTTGAGGGGTCAGTTTATAACTTTGTGCGTGCAGCTGTTTTTTTATCCGGTCGATTCGATGTTCCAAGTCCCATCCCTCCCTCATAATACCAACTTTATTATAAGCAGACATGGAACTAGTGTCAAATTATAATAATTATAATCTGTTATTTATAATTATTATAATTTGATAAAATTTATTGATAAATCCATTCTATTACCACCTGCATGGCCGGTTTCGAAACAAAAGATTCCACCAAAGAAGCGGCGGCTACAAACAACAAAAGCGTCATAAATGACATGCTATATTTTGCGAATGGCTGCAATATCGGTTGTTGCGAGCGCCTGGTGAATAATTTGCGTAAAAGAGTGAGTGAAAAGATCATGGCAAGGCTTCCGGCTATCAAGTACGCTGGGATAATCAAAAGATTTTGCGGTGCAATAGAAGCAGCCGCAAACAACAATCCCTTCCATCCCATTTGATTGACAAAAAAACCTACAGAAAACCCGACTACCAGTCCTTTTACAAACAGCATCACCCAAATCACCGGCAGCCCGATGATCGACAAACCTAATAGGAATAACAAGAGCAAGTATTTTAAGTGATAAAAAATACTTGATTTGAAGACCTCCTGACTGTCTGCTATGGTTCCATCCATCATTTGGCCAAAGAAACGGTCGAGATAAAAAAACAAATCTTCCCTTTGAATAAAGTTCATACTGTTAACGATTATGGCGCCGAAAATAATGCCGATCAAAAAAAGGATGAGCATAAAAAAGTAAATGGCTGCATGTTCTCTTATATGGTTTGCGATCAGGTTCCGGTTTTTATACATAATATCCCCCATCATCTAATTGATAGTTTTGGTTATACTTCAAATCTATGAGGGATAAGGAATAATTAGACCAAGAAATAGACTACGTTATGGCAGCTTGATTTTACCATATCTTCCTCCTCCGCCAGCTACAGCCTTTAGTTTGCCTTCTCTCATGGCAATGATTGCTTCAGCAAGTTTATCGGATACAACTTTTTCTAGTGCTTGTTTGCTAGTATGGTGCAAGATGTGCATTTCAGTTCCGAAAGCGTCAAGCAATTTATGCAGCGTTTTGGGGCCGAGGGTCGGCAAATATTCCAGCGGGACCTGATGAATGTATGGAGGCCTGGAAGGAAAATTAGTGGCATTCGCCAACTCACGGATTCT
Encoded proteins:
- a CDS encoding spore germination protein, whose product is MNKQKQAQKKPTISSDLKDNQRFMEEKVGVGTSFDVGFRQLTILKKEIQLYYLTGLCETPTIVELLKKLTDINETYPASAGRNKHKLTEIIGSHLVHQQVTKVAMMDEAVDQMLSGLIVIFMEDESEAFIVDVRTYPGRSPEEPDTEKVVRGSRDGFTENIIENTALTRRRIRDERLRHEMIKVGERSKTDICISYLQDVADHGLVKLIKDELKHIEIDGISMADKTIEEFLVKQGFNPFPLVRYTERPDVASTHLLEGHVLIMVDTSPSMIITPTTFFHHVQHAEEYRQSPAIGTFVRWVRFLGIFASVFLLPFWLVLVMEPAHLPAFLQFIGPNEEGNVPVVLQLIIADIGIEFLRMAAIHTPTPLSTAMGLIAAVLIGQIAIDVGLFSAEVILYVSICAIGSFATPSYELSIANKLSRMLLIIITSLFGVKGMVIGFTLYILALSLTKSLNTPYLWPFIPFNAKAMQQIIFRVSVPLTKDRPSIVHPRNNYKQPKGKH
- a CDS encoding stage V sporulation protein AE; protein product: MERPKKVIIITDGDEYAKKTIDYLSGQLGGTCLAYLSDNPTQATEKQVTEAIMAAPAEPVYVLIDDAGAPGPGAGEKILLGLAKNKNIQIIGAIAVAAHTKNAEWTRFTLAIDQDGQLTSNGISKEGIPIPEIGRINGDTIYSLDQMDIPVVVAIGDIGKMQGKDDIKKGSPITRKAIEIILERGGYQ
- a CDS encoding stage V sporulation protein AB; the protein is MVLIILSEIFIGLASGLIVGTGFVAFLTVLGIIPRLVQLSKTKAFVKTYEAGVTIGALFGTYLSFVGVSLHLSLFITIVWGAFHGVFIGMLAAALTEVLNVFPLLAKRIGMENHLLWLLMAIVLGKIAGSLFQWIIFVK
- a CDS encoding stage V sporulation protein AA, with protein sequence MEGIVYLRLKKKLYVTEHTTVLLKDIAVLSGTAPDMQELGETHIYQVTPEDQNVSVIDIFTVIDKLTVLYPNLEFQQVGAAQTILMIEKKRKNVPILLVTLIWLLLFIGSAMAIMNFHYDVSMQEVQQRLHYLLTGENKEYPLWLQIPYSFGLGIGMILFFNHLFKKRFNEEPSPLEVEIYKYQQDLDSYVTYHENELNKEHGSHHSQ
- the sigF gene encoding RNA polymerase sporulation sigma factor SigF; this translates as MEIELKKTHKDDPLTNEQVKELILKSQEGDQISRDRLVENNVRLVWSVVQRFINRGYDPDDLFQIGCIGLLKSIDKFDLSYDVRFSTYAVPMIIGEIQRFIRDDGSVKVSRSLKETGNKIRKAKDELTKAMGRGPTVSEIAEKLEISPEEVVHAQEASKLPHSIHETVYENDGDPITLLDQIAETDTKWFDKIALQDAIRNLEKRERLIVYLRYYKDQTQSEVAERLGISQVQVSRLEKRILQYIKDQIGV
- the spoIIAB gene encoding anti-sigma F factor, which codes for MKNNMHLEFTSVSENEAFARVTVASFIAQLDPTMDELTELKTVVSEAVTNSIIHGYENSEDQKIYISCSIEEDEIELVIRDEGIGISDINEAVQPLYTSKPELERSGMGFTIMENFMDKVEVVSHPGEGTTLKLYKQLKKSKTLCN
- the spoIIAA gene encoding anti-sigma F factor antagonist is translated as MSLNTQFTTKENVLLVRLSGELDHHTSDRLKKEWQQAIRENNAKHVILNLEDLSFMDSSGLGVFLGRYKEVMQLGGEMVVCSISPAVKRLFDMSGLFKIIRLEESEEYALLRLGVAS
- a CDS encoding D-alanyl-D-alanine carboxypeptidase family protein, producing MKKTILLLAFLMVFSGVFPVNMMAEENTAEQNKEQTSEDQLNLAENSQSAILLERDTGKILYEKDAHKQLPPASMTKIMTMILIMEALDEGKIKLDEKVRVSEYAASMGGSQIFLEAGEEMKVQDLLMGVAVASGNDASVALAERIAGSEQAFVKMMNDKARQLGLENTRFQNPTGLPAEGHFSTAYDMGVMAKELLKHEEITEYTGIYDGYLREGTEDEFWLVNTNKLVKFYPGVDGLKTGYTSEAKYCLTATAKKNDMRVVAVVLGADTTKKRNSDVTQMLDYAFNHFDTKQLFKSNQPVSKLSLLKAANESIDVVTEEPISLIYKKGEPLENIDTNVVMQEDITLPLKMGDEVGKVEIVHNGKVLSETPLIVKENVDHAGYWQLFKRTFHAMLKKQ